In Rattus norvegicus strain BN/NHsdMcwi chromosome 3, GRCr8, whole genome shotgun sequence, a genomic segment contains:
- the Or8k22 gene encoding olfactory receptor Olr491 translates to MEKRNFTVVTEFILMGITDRPELQAPLFGLFLIIYLISLMGNMGLIILTMVDSRLQTPMYFFLRHLAITDLGYSTAIGPKMLVNFIVNQNTITNHLCATQLTFFLVFIICELFILSAMSYDRYVAICKPLLYTVIMSHRVCWVLVAVPYFYSVIISLLITIKIFALPFCGYKIISHFCDSLPLISLLCSNTHDIEIIILISAGFNLVSSLVVLLFSYLLILIAIFRMNSAEGRQKALSTCGSHLTVVIVFYGTLIFMYVQPKSSHSFDSDKVASIFYTLIIPMLNPLIYSLRNKDVKYALERLWKVLGNIFS, encoded by the coding sequence ATGGAGAAACGCAACTTCACAGTGGTGACTGAATTCATCCTGATGGGCATCACTGACCGGCCTGAGCTTCAGGCTCCATTGTTTGGACTGTTTCTCATCATCTATCTGATCTCACTGATGGGCAACATGGGCCTGATCATCCTTACAATGGTGGACTCCCGACTGCAAacacccatgtacttctttctcagACATTTGGCTATCACTGATCTTGGTTATTCTACAGCTATAGGACCCAAAATGCTAGTAAATTTTATTGTCAATCAAAATACAATCACTAATCATCTTTGTGCAACACAACTAACTTTTTTTCTTGTGTTCATCATTTGTGAGCTCTTTATTCTGTCTGCAAtgtcctatgaccgctatgtggccatctgtaagCCTCTGCTCTATACTGTCATCATGTCACATAGGGTATGCTGGGTGCTAGTGGCAGTTCCTTATTTCTATAGTGTTATCATTTCTCTTCTAATAACCATAAAAATTTTTGCTTTGCCTTTTTGTGGCTACAAGATTATTAGTCATTTCTGTGACAGTCTCCCTTTAATATCATTGCTCTGTTCTAATACACATGATATTGAAATTATAATTTTGATTTCAGCAGGTTTTAATTTGGTTTCATCTCTAGTGGTACTCCTCTTTTCTTATCTACTCATTCTTATAGCCATTTTTAGAATGAATTCAGCTGAAGGTAGGCAGAAAGCTTTGTCTACTTGTGGGTCCCACCTAACAGTGGTTATCGTCTTCTATGGTACTTTGATATTTATGTATGTTCAGCCCAAATCAAGTCACTCCTTTGACAGTGATAAGGTGGCTTCCATCTTTTATACTCTGATTATCCCCATGTTGAATCCCTTGATCTATAGTCTAAGGAACAAAGATGTAAAATATGCCCTAGAGAGGTTGTGGAAAGTATTAGGcaacattttttcttaa
- the Or8k23 gene encoding olfactory receptor Olr493 isoform X1 — translation MENQNLSVLSEFILLGITDRPELQAPFFVLFFLIYVASMVGNLGMIILTKLDERLQTPMYFFLRHLAFIDFGYSTAVGPKTLVNFVTNNNTIPYNWCAIQLSLFIFFIISELFVLSAMAYDRYVAICNPLLYTVIMSQKVCWVLVTIPYLFSAFLSLITTIKIFISSFCGHNVISHFYCDSLPLLTLICSGTRDIELIILIFSAFNLVSSLSVVLVSYIFILVAILRMNSAEGRHKAFSTCGSHLTVVVILYGTLSFMYIQPKSSHSFENDKMASVFYTLIIPVLNPIIYSLRNKEVKGALQKLWKNFSKVCV, via the coding sequence ATGGAGAATCAAAATCTCTCTGTGCTCAGTGAGTTCATTCTCTTAGGCATCACAGACCGCCCTGAACTACAGGCTCCTTTTTTTGTACTGTTCTTTCTCATCTATGTTGCCTCCATGGTGGGAAATTTAGGCATGATCATCCTGACCAAGCTGGATGAGAGGCTGCAAACAcctatgtatttttttctcagaCATCTAGCTTTCATTGATTTTGGCTATTCGACAGCTGTGGGACCGAAAACGTTGGTAAACTTTGTAACAAATAATAACACCATCCCCTACAATTGGTGTGCCATCCAGCTATCTTTGTTTATCTTCTTCATCATTAGTGAGTTATTTGTTCTATcagccatggcctatgaccgctacgTGGCCATTTGCAACCCCCTGCTTTATACTGTCATCATGTCACAGAAAGTCTGCTGGGTATTGGTGACAATTCCCTATCTGTTCAGTGCCTTTCTTTCTCTGATCACCACCATCAAAATTTTTATTTCGTCTTTCTGTGGCCATAATGTTATTAGCCATTTCTACTGTGACAGTCTCCCCTTGCTGACCTTGATCTGTTCAGGCACACGTGACATTGAACTTATCATATTGATCTTCTCAGCATTCAATTTGGTTTCATCCCTTTCTGTAGTACTTGTGTCCTACATCTTCATCCTGGTGGCCATCCTCAGGATGAACTCTGCAGAAGGCAGACACAAAGCTTTCTCTACCTGTGGGTCTCACCTGACAGTGGTAGTTATATTATATGGGACTCTGTCTTTTATGTATATACAGCCCAAATCTAGTCACTCTTTTGAGAATGATAAAATGGCCTCTGTGTTCTACACCTTGATAATTCCTGTGCTGAATCCCATCATCTACAGCTTGAGAAACAAAGAGGTAAAAGGTGCCCTTCAAAAGCTATGGAAAAATTTCTCTAAAGTTTGTGTTTAA
- the Or8j3b gene encoding olfactory receptor Olr495, translated as MAPGNLTHVTEFILMGVSDRPELQVPLFFLFLVIYLLTAAGNLGIITLTTVDSRLQTPMYFFLRHLAVINFGNSTVIAPKMLVNFLVTEKTTLYYECATQLGGFLVFIVAEIFMLAVMAYDRYVAICNPLLYMVVVSRRVCLLLVFFTYLFSFVTAIVVTPCVFSVSYCSSNVINHFYCDNVPLLALSCSDTHLPETVVFFFSATNLFFSMIIVLISYFNIILAILRIRSSEGRKKAFSTCASHMMAVTVFYGTLLFMYLQPRTNHSLDTDKMASVFYTLVIPMLNPVIYSFRNKDVKCALKEFLKNPCKRFNLI; from the coding sequence ATGGCTCCAGGGAATCTCACTCATGTAACAGAGTTTATACTCATGGGGGTATCTGACCGTCCGGAACTTCAGGTaccacttttctttctcttcttggtcATTTACCTTCTGACAGCTGCAGGGAACCTGGGCATCATCACCCTCACCACTGTGGACTCACGACTGCAAAcacccatgtactttttcctcaGACACTTGGCGGTCATCAACTTCGGCAACTCAACTGTCATTGCTCCTAAAATGCTGGTCAACTTCTTAGTCACAGAGAAAACTACCTTATATTATGAATGTGCCACGCAGCTAGGGGGATTCCTCGTTTTCATTGTAGCAGAGATCTTCATGCTTGctgtgatggcctatgaccgctatgtggccatctgcaaccCACTGCTCTATATGGTGGTGGTGTCTCGACGGGTCTGCCTTCTGCTGGTGTTTTTCACATACCTCTTTAGTTTTGTCACAGCCATTGTTGTGACACCTTGTGTGTTCTCTGTTTCTTATTGCTCTTCCAATGTAATCAACCACTTTTACTGTGACAATGTCCCATTATTAGCTCTGTCCTGCTCCGACACTCACCTTCCAGAAactgttgtattttttttctcagcaacaAACCTGTTTTTCTCAATGATCATTGTTCTCATATCCTATTTCAACATAATACTTGCAATTTTGAGGATCCGTTCatctgaaggaaggaagaaagccttCTCCACTTGTGCTTCCCACATGATGGCTGTCACTGTGTTCTACGGTACACTTCTCTTCATGTACCTACAACCACGGACTAATCACTCCTTAGACACTGACAAGATGGCCTCTGTGTTCTACACCTTAGTAATACCAATGTTGAACCCTGTCATCTATAGCTTTAGGAACAAGGATGTAAAGTGTGCATTGAAAGAATTCCTAAAAAATCCATGCAAACGATTCAATCTTATATAA